From a single Alloactinosynnema sp. L-07 genomic region:
- a CDS encoding ubiquitin-like protein Pup, with protein sequence MSQEQKQRQGGGDGDEGVDETTAAGQERREKLGDDTDAILDEIDDVLEENAEDFVRAYVQKGGQ encoded by the coding sequence ATGTCCCAGGAGCAGAAGCAGCGGCAGGGTGGCGGTGACGGCGACGAGGGGGTCGACGAGACCACCGCGGCCGGGCAGGAGCGCCGCGAGAAGCTCGGCGACGACACCGACGCGATCCTCGATGAGATCGACGACGTCCTCGAGGAGAACGCGGAGGACTTCGTCCGCGCGTACGTGCAAAAGGGCGGGCAGTAG
- the prcB gene encoding proteasome subunit beta, giving the protein MEHTSSRGQLGASLPPAYLSAGTSSFTDFLHTQAPELLPGRRVPRAAVSAADIPHGTTIVAVTFQGGVLIAGDRRATAGNLIAQRDIEKVYLTDDYSSVGIAGTAGLAVELVRLYTVELRHYEKIEGVALSLDGKTNKLASMVRGNLDVAMAGLAVLPLFVGYDIDADDPATAGRIVSFDVTGGRYEERAGFHAIGSGSMFAKSALKKLYTPDGDKAAAVRAAVEALYDAADDDSATGGPDMARRIYPSIVTITADDGAVRLSEDETAEVASAVVTTRADRPRG; this is encoded by the coding sequence ATGGAACACACCTCGTCCCGAGGGCAGCTGGGTGCGTCGCTCCCGCCTGCCTACCTGTCCGCCGGAACGTCCTCGTTCACCGACTTCCTGCACACGCAGGCCCCTGAGCTGCTGCCCGGCCGTCGGGTGCCGCGGGCCGCGGTGAGCGCCGCGGACATCCCGCACGGCACCACGATCGTCGCGGTGACATTCCAAGGCGGTGTCCTGATCGCGGGTGACCGGCGGGCGACCGCGGGCAACCTGATCGCGCAGCGGGACATCGAGAAGGTGTACCTGACCGACGACTACTCGTCGGTGGGCATCGCGGGCACCGCCGGTCTCGCCGTGGAGCTGGTCCGCCTCTACACGGTGGAACTGCGCCACTACGAGAAGATCGAGGGCGTCGCGCTGTCGCTGGATGGCAAGACGAACAAGCTCGCCAGCATGGTGCGCGGCAACCTCGACGTGGCCATGGCGGGCCTGGCCGTGCTGCCGTTGTTCGTCGGCTACGACATCGACGCCGACGACCCGGCCACCGCGGGCCGCATCGTGTCGTTCGACGTCACCGGCGGCCGCTACGAGGAGCGCGCGGGCTTCCACGCCATCGGCTCCGGCTCGATGTTCGCCAAGTCGGCGCTCAAGAAGCTCTACACCCCCGACGGCGACAAGGCCGCCGCTGTCCGCGCCGCCGTCGAGGCGCTCTACGACGCCGCCGACGACGACTCCGCGACCGGCGGCCCGGACATGGCCCGCCGGATCTACCCCAGCATCGTCACCATCACCGCCGACGACGGCGCGGTGCGGCTGAGCGAGGACGAGACCGCCGAGGTCGCCTCCGCCGTGGTGACCACCCGCGCCGACCGCCCTCGCGGCTGA
- the prcA gene encoding proteasome subunit alpha produces MTMPLYASPEQLMRDRSEYARKGIARGRSVVALKYADGVLFVAENPSATLHKVSEIYDRIGFAAAGRYSEYESLRRGGIRHVDLWGYSYDRRDVSARQLANVYAQTLGTIFTEQVKPMEVEICVAEVGATARQDQLYRLTYDGSIVDEPQFLVMGGQTDSIVASLKETFQEGIPLSDAVRLAVKALATGSSGAAANAGETTLDKLEVAVLDRKRPTRAFRRITGAALTSLLPAEEQQGQDTAPESPAKPIEDVQLPPAEDE; encoded by the coding sequence GTGACGATGCCGTTGTACGCCTCTCCCGAGCAGCTGATGCGCGACCGCTCGGAGTACGCCCGCAAGGGCATCGCCCGGGGCCGCAGCGTCGTCGCGCTCAAGTACGCCGACGGCGTGCTGTTCGTCGCCGAGAACCCGTCCGCCACGCTGCACAAGGTCTCGGAGATCTACGACCGCATCGGCTTCGCGGCGGCGGGCCGGTACAGCGAATACGAGAGCCTGCGCCGTGGCGGCATCCGCCACGTCGACCTCTGGGGCTACTCCTACGACCGCCGCGACGTCTCGGCCCGGCAGTTGGCCAACGTCTACGCGCAGACCCTCGGCACGATCTTCACCGAGCAGGTAAAGCCGATGGAGGTCGAGATCTGCGTTGCCGAGGTCGGCGCCACCGCCCGCCAGGACCAGCTCTACCGGCTCACCTACGACGGCTCCATCGTCGACGAGCCGCAGTTCCTCGTGATGGGCGGCCAGACCGACTCGATCGTCGCCTCGCTCAAGGAGACCTTCCAGGAAGGCATCCCCCTCAGCGACGCCGTCCGCCTGGCCGTGAAGGCCCTCGCCACCGGCTCCTCAGGTGCCGCCGCGAACGCGGGAGAGACCACCCTCGACAAACTCGAGGTAGCCGTCCTCGACCGGAAACGCCCTACCCGAGCCTTCCGCCGAATCACCGGCGCCGCCCTGACGTCGCTGCTGCCCGCAGAGGAACAGCAAGGCCAGGACACCGCCCCCGAGTCCCCGGCCAAGCCCATCGAGGACGTCCAACTCCCGCCCGCTGAGGACGAGTAA